In the Persephonella hydrogeniphila genome, one interval contains:
- a CDS encoding 4Fe-4S binding protein, translating to MSTEIQAQSCPQPSFMETHKFTLLRNTAYILVILALIVIPELKIAKIDLAHDEAWIFGEKVSVEDGLMPVVMAVGFFAILVIVMNLFNGRVFCGWICPGGWVAEIQDLIRKRMYNPRSQALSKAGYYIVSLITAVLFLALFFNWVTDLRVFFYSTNPMFPWMWAAFLSALVVVYFEVFIGKRWCRTFCPTGIYQKITPYHHKFKTTMAPQFDLSDCGSCRECIKNCPMALDPRRMAYINDFYKGIQACIVCGECVDTCKQVMLPQCKEPLMTWVTDLPERDPDFIAGKVKKTK from the coding sequence ATGTCAACTGAGATTCAAGCTCAATCCTGTCCGCAACCTTCTTTTATGGAAACACACAAGTTCACTCTGCTTAGAAACACAGCATATATTCTTGTTATTCTTGCTCTGATAGTCATTCCTGAACTGAAAATAGCAAAGATTGATCTTGCCCATGACGAGGCATGGATATTTGGAGAAAAGGTTTCTGTAGAGGATGGTCTTATGCCGGTTGTTATGGCTGTAGGATTCTTTGCTATATTGGTTATAGTGATGAACCTGTTTAACGGCAGAGTTTTTTGTGGATGGATATGTCCCGGTGGATGGGTTGCGGAGATTCAGGATTTAATAAGAAAAAGGATGTACAACCCAAGATCTCAGGCGCTGAGTAAAGCAGGTTACTATATAGTTTCCCTTATAACAGCTGTTTTATTTTTAGCCCTTTTCTTTAACTGGGTTACTGATCTGAGAGTGTTTTTCTACTCAACAAATCCTATGTTTCCATGGATGTGGGCAGCATTTTTATCTGCACTTGTGGTTGTGTATTTTGAAGTTTTTATAGGAAAAAGATGGTGTAGAACCTTCTGTCCTACCGGTATATACCAGAAAATCACACCATATCACCATAAGTTCAAGACAACAATGGCTCCTCAGTTCGACCTTTCAGATTGTGGTTCCTGTAGAGAGTGTATAAAAAACTGTCCAATGGCTTTAGATCCAAGAAGGATGGCATACATAAATGACTTTTACAAAGGAATACAGGCATGTATTGTATGTGGAGAGTGTGTAGATACATGTAAACAGGTTATGCTTCCCCAGTGTAAAGAACCTCTTATGACATGGGTCACAGATCTGCCTGAAAGAGATCCTGATTTTATAGCAGGTAAAGTCAAAAAAACAAAATAG
- a CDS encoding Rne/Rng family ribonuclease encodes MNRELVIISSKDLYLYVIFEDGEAVELRVEYKDLLKQSGNIYKGKVKRIVPAMNAAFIDIGEDREAFLPLKDINHCGELKINESVIVQVKRSAVGNKGAKLSCKVTLPGKYLVLIPNNSYVSISSKIEDKEQRENLKEHIKWLLEPFNDKEFGYIIRTSASEASDEAIIEDFISLKQLWENILKTSKKKKTPSLLYEESSKIYSILRDYAGKFSKIVSDDIKKLKEVKEYIKKNFKQEIKLEPYRKRKISLYTYYEIDKIINKILNPYVWLKNGGYLVIEETEALVSIDVNSGSHCKHKSLEETAYHTNIEAMKEIAKHLRLRDLGGIIIIDFIDMKDEEKKKALIEQFQNEIKKDKRPVKIKSFTSLGLLELTRKKIEDSLIKQLTDVCFTCTGNGFIKSKYLLMFEIEKKISEMKPFVKLTIRINPAHYKAVKKLISELKLEDSIDIISDSSQHINKFSVEREI; translated from the coding sequence GTGAACAGAGAGTTAGTTATCATTTCATCTAAAGACCTTTATTTATATGTTATTTTTGAAGATGGAGAAGCTGTAGAACTCAGAGTTGAATACAAGGATCTTCTAAAGCAATCCGGTAACATATACAAAGGCAAGGTAAAAAGAATAGTTCCTGCGATGAATGCTGCCTTTATAGATATAGGAGAGGACAGAGAAGCATTTCTTCCACTTAAGGATATAAATCATTGCGGCGAGCTGAAAATAAATGAAAGTGTCATAGTACAGGTAAAAAGATCTGCTGTAGGAAACAAAGGAGCAAAACTTTCCTGTAAGGTAACATTACCGGGAAAGTATCTGGTACTGATACCTAACAACTCTTATGTTTCTATATCATCAAAAATAGAAGACAAAGAGCAGAGGGAGAATTTAAAAGAGCATATTAAATGGCTTTTAGAACCTTTTAATGACAAAGAGTTTGGGTACATAATAAGAACGTCAGCTTCAGAAGCATCAGATGAAGCTATAATAGAGGACTTTATATCTCTGAAACAGCTATGGGAGAACATACTAAAAACATCTAAAAAGAAGAAAACACCGTCTCTCCTGTATGAAGAATCAAGTAAGATTTACAGTATACTGAGAGATTATGCCGGAAAATTTTCTAAAATCGTATCAGATGATATAAAAAAACTTAAAGAAGTTAAAGAGTACATAAAGAAAAACTTCAAACAGGAAATAAAATTAGAGCCATACAGAAAAAGAAAAATATCCCTGTACACTTATTACGAGATAGACAAAATAATAAACAAGATACTGAACCCTTATGTATGGTTAAAAAATGGAGGTTATCTTGTTATTGAGGAAACAGAAGCCCTCGTTTCTATAGATGTAAACAGTGGGAGTCACTGTAAACATAAATCTCTTGAAGAGACTGCATACCACACAAATATAGAGGCGATGAAAGAGATAGCAAAACACCTTAGATTGAGAGATTTAGGAGGAATAATAATAATAGATTTTATAGATATGAAAGATGAAGAGAAGAAAAAAGCGCTAATTGAGCAATTTCAGAATGAGATAAAAAAAGATAAAAGGCCTGTAAAAATTAAAAGTTTTACCTCGTTAGGTCTATTAGAACTCACAAGGAAAAAGATAGAAGACAGCCTTATAAAACAACTTACAGATGTGTGTTTTACATGTACAGGAAATGGGTTCATAAAGAGTAAGTATCTACTTATGTTTGAGATAGAAAAGAAAATATCTGAGATGAAACCCTTTGTAAAACTTACAATAAGGATCAATCCTGCCCATTATAAAGCTGTGAAAAAGCTTATATCTGAATTGAAACTTGAAGATAGTATTGATATTATTTCTGATAGCAGTCAGCATATAAACAAATTTTCAGTAGAGAGAGAAATATGA
- a CDS encoding outer membrane protein assembly factor BamD, with the protein MKKIVVAFVSAGLLFSCAEKVVKKEQVLTEAYRLYEKGEYDDAKEYFKKAIYEAQNMTTTDIMKARYHLANIYYLEENYIDAIVEFEEFLSLFPTAPQVPEVLYKLADSYLKVSPSPDRDLTYVRKAMEKAEELVDNYPESIYVEKAKKIIQKCRKIEATHLIEIADLYEHLGKHYSAAVYYNLVYDDFSDQIQKDFIEYKIAYNLANAERQYKDEIEEYTEKIKNLEKKIKEEKDVEKKNVLINRKKLLKEHIDKLKNRIRKSKERAVAILKHALDSYPDSKYRKDMENLLKNLEKEG; encoded by the coding sequence ATGAAAAAGATAGTGGTAGCTTTTGTTTCTGCAGGTCTACTTTTTTCCTGTGCAGAAAAGGTGGTAAAAAAAGAGCAGGTTTTAACAGAAGCCTACAGGTTGTATGAAAAAGGCGAGTACGATGATGCCAAAGAGTATTTTAAGAAAGCGATTTATGAAGCTCAGAATATGACAACAACAGATATAATGAAAGCCAGATACCATCTGGCGAATATATACTATCTTGAAGAAAATTACATAGATGCTATCGTTGAGTTTGAAGAGTTTTTGTCTTTATTTCCAACAGCTCCTCAGGTACCTGAAGTTCTGTACAAGCTGGCAGATTCCTACCTGAAAGTGTCTCCATCCCCTGATAGAGATCTTACATATGTAAGAAAGGCTATGGAAAAAGCTGAAGAACTTGTTGATAACTATCCAGAGAGTATATATGTAGAAAAAGCGAAAAAAATAATACAAAAGTGCAGAAAAATTGAGGCAACACATCTTATAGAAATCGCAGACCTGTATGAACATCTTGGAAAACATTACTCTGCTGCTGTTTATTACAATCTTGTTTACGATGATTTTTCAGACCAGATACAAAAAGATTTTATAGAGTATAAGATAGCATACAATCTTGCAAATGCAGAGAGACAGTACAAAGATGAAATAGAAGAATACACAGAAAAGATAAAAAACTTAGAGAAAAAGATAAAAGAAGAAAAAGATGTGGAAAAGAAAAATGTCCTTATAAACAGAAAAAAACTACTTAAGGAACACATAGATAAGCTAAAAAATAGAATAAGAAAAAGCAAAGAAAGAGCTGTAGCAATCCTCAAACATGCATTAGATAGCTATCCTGATTCAAAATACAGAAAAGACATGGAAAATCTATTAAAAAACCTTGAAAAGGAGGGATAG
- the rsfS gene encoding ribosome silencing factor, which produces MKAAEEKKGKDIVALEIGKVSPIADYMVIITGDVPVHTKAICDEITQKLKEMGIIPTHVEGYNEGRWIAIDYGDIMVNIFIPELREYYNLEWLWSDAPVVYSKKEGKDEHRDI; this is translated from the coding sequence ATAAAAGCTGCCGAAGAGAAAAAAGGAAAGGATATTGTTGCCCTTGAGATAGGAAAAGTTTCTCCTATTGCCGATTATATGGTTATTATTACAGGAGATGTACCTGTCCATACAAAGGCGATATGCGATGAGATCACACAAAAGTTGAAGGAAATGGGAATCATACCTACCCATGTTGAAGGATATAATGAAGGAAGATGGATAGCTATTGATTATGGAGATATTATGGTAAACATCTTTATACCTGAGCTTAGAGAGTATTACAACCTTGAGTGGCTATGGTCTGATGCACCTGTAGTATACTCAAAAAAAGAAGGGAAAGATGAGCATAGGGATATTTGA
- the murI gene encoding glutamate racemase, whose product MSIGIFDSGIGGLTVFKEISREFPQADIYYLGDTARVPYGNKSKETVIRYSIEAANYLRSFGIDALIIACNTASSYALDTLKESLDIPVIGVVEPGVETALRYTENKKVGVIGTSATIRSNSYRFLLEKENIEVFQKACPLFVPLVEEGIVDGEIAELIIKEYLEELVKKGIDTLILGCTHYPLLKKTIEKIYPHLKIVDSSQAITDFLHRENLYFEGTGKRKIYITDESENFERFKNILVGDNIPLEKIELSKLCTL is encoded by the coding sequence ATGAGCATAGGGATATTTGATTCAGGTATTGGCGGTCTTACAGTTTTTAAAGAGATATCAAGAGAGTTTCCTCAAGCAGATATATACTACCTCGGTGATACAGCAAGAGTCCCTTACGGAAACAAATCAAAGGAGACAGTAATAAGGTATTCTATAGAAGCTGCTAACTATCTCAGAAGTTTTGGTATAGATGCACTTATAATAGCATGTAATACTGCTTCTTCTTATGCTCTTGATACACTCAAAGAAAGTTTAGATATCCCAGTTATAGGTGTAGTGGAACCGGGGGTTGAGACTGCTCTAAGGTATACAGAAAACAAAAAAGTTGGTGTTATAGGGACATCTGCAACAATCAGAAGTAATTCTTACAGATTTCTTCTTGAAAAGGAAAATATAGAAGTATTTCAGAAAGCCTGTCCGTTGTTTGTTCCACTTGTAGAAGAGGGTATTGTTGATGGGGAGATAGCCGAACTTATTATAAAAGAGTATTTAGAGGAACTTGTGAAAAAGGGAATAGACACTTTAATACTGGGATGTACTCATTATCCACTACTGAAAAAAACTATTGAGAAGATATATCCACATCTAAAAATAGTGGACTCGTCACAGGCTATCACAGATTTTCTTCACAGAGAAAATTTATACTTTGAGGGAACAGGGAAAAGAAAGATCTATATAACAGATGAGTCTGAAAATTTCGAAAGATTTAAAAATATCCTTGTAGGTGATAATATTCCCCTTGAAAAGATTGAACTATCAAAGCTGTGTACACTTTAA
- a CDS encoding ATP-dependent helicase yields the protein MEILEGLNEEQKKAVLHFSSPLLVLAGAGSGKTRVITHKIMYLVEKLSIPVDRILAITFTNKAASEMKERVIDALDLKEEPVWITTFHSLSAKILRIEAEHIGYNRDFVIYDEEDSKKAIKDVIKELNVDGEIYKPEKIKNVISQIKQNLDESVLDFYAFTLPHLPKIYEKYNEHLVFSNAMDFDDLLLNVVRLFRENPDILKKWQDKFDYILVDEYQDTNLVQHEILKLIVGNRDCITVVGDPQQCIYTWRGANPENILEFENDFPDTKIIKLERNYRSTEKILYVANKVIKGAKGRWKEKILKLWTDKKGGEDIHLVILETDKRESEFIGKRIKSLVEHGYNFSDFSVLIRMSYLSRNIEEAFIKHNIPYQVIGGVKFYERAEIKDILSYLRFALQPKDTQAFKRIINLPPRGIGEKTFQKIHSFFETDWIQALNDAYENLPKKVQIRVQEFLELVEYIRRHGNEKPSETAKYIVDVIGYESYLEDKYKDWEDRIANVHELFNALKEVEKSGRTFLEFLEESSLSQAQDNIQDSNTVKIMTVHAAKGLEFPVVFIAGLEDGIFPSGRAFEDIEQMEEERRLFYVAITRAKEKVFMSYARKRASFSGYLNETKPSRFLKEIKEDIKILSDKKPISKKEPVKSDTFSVGGIKKGQLVKHKAFGKGVVISINGNKATVLFENVGQKTIMKDFLETV from the coding sequence ATGGAAATACTTGAAGGTCTAAACGAGGAACAAAAAAAAGCGGTTCTACATTTTTCCTCTCCGCTTCTTGTACTTGCAGGAGCTGGTTCAGGAAAAACACGGGTTATAACCCACAAAATAATGTATCTTGTAGAAAAGTTATCTATTCCTGTAGATAGGATACTTGCCATTACATTTACAAATAAAGCAGCATCAGAGATGAAAGAGAGGGTAATTGATGCCCTCGATCTTAAAGAAGAACCTGTATGGATAACAACATTCCACAGCCTATCTGCAAAGATACTAAGAATAGAAGCAGAGCATATAGGCTACAACAGAGATTTTGTTATTTATGATGAGGAAGATAGTAAAAAAGCTATAAAAGATGTGATAAAAGAGCTAAATGTTGATGGTGAGATCTACAAACCAGAGAAAATAAAAAATGTTATAAGCCAGATAAAACAGAACCTTGATGAATCTGTCTTGGATTTTTACGCATTTACTCTGCCTCATCTTCCTAAGATATATGAAAAATACAACGAACATCTTGTTTTTTCAAATGCAATGGATTTTGATGACCTTCTTTTGAATGTTGTCAGATTGTTCAGAGAAAATCCAGATATACTGAAGAAATGGCAGGATAAATTTGATTACATACTTGTAGACGAGTATCAGGACACTAATCTTGTCCAGCATGAGATACTTAAGCTAATTGTAGGAAACAGAGATTGTATCACCGTAGTAGGAGACCCCCAGCAGTGTATATACACATGGAGAGGAGCAAATCCGGAAAATATATTAGAATTTGAGAATGATTTTCCAGATACAAAGATAATAAAATTAGAAAGGAATTACCGATCAACAGAGAAGATCTTGTATGTAGCAAACAAAGTAATAAAAGGTGCAAAAGGAAGATGGAAAGAAAAAATACTAAAACTATGGACAGATAAAAAAGGCGGTGAAGATATACATCTTGTTATTCTGGAAACAGACAAAAGAGAAAGCGAGTTTATAGGAAAAAGGATAAAATCCCTTGTAGAACATGGATACAACTTTTCAGATTTTTCTGTTCTTATAAGGATGTCTTATCTATCAAGAAATATTGAGGAGGCTTTTATAAAACATAATATCCCCTATCAGGTGATAGGAGGTGTTAAATTTTATGAAAGGGCAGAGATAAAAGATATACTTTCTTATCTCAGATTTGCCCTACAGCCTAAAGACACACAGGCGTTTAAAAGGATTATTAATCTTCCTCCAAGAGGAATAGGAGAAAAAACATTCCAGAAAATACACTCATTTTTTGAGACTGACTGGATTCAGGCTTTAAACGATGCATATGAAAACCTGCCGAAAAAAGTCCAGATTAGAGTTCAGGAGTTTTTAGAGCTTGTAGAGTATATAAGAAGACACGGGAATGAAAAACCTTCTGAGACTGCAAAATATATCGTTGACGTAATAGGGTATGAAAGTTATCTTGAGGACAAATATAAAGACTGGGAAGACAGGATAGCAAACGTACATGAGCTTTTTAATGCACTGAAAGAGGTTGAGAAATCAGGTAGAACTTTTTTAGAGTTTTTAGAAGAAAGTTCACTCTCTCAGGCGCAGGATAATATACAGGACTCAAACACAGTTAAAATAATGACTGTTCACGCAGCAAAAGGACTTGAATTTCCTGTAGTTTTTATAGCCGGTCTTGAAGATGGGATATTCCCCAGTGGAAGGGCTTTTGAAGATATCGAGCAGATGGAAGAAGAAAGAAGGCTGTTCTATGTTGCAATAACAAGGGCAAAAGAAAAAGTTTTTATGAGTTATGCGAGGAAAAGGGCTTCTTTCAGCGGTTATTTAAATGAAACTAAACCATCAAGATTTTTAAAGGAGATCAAAGAAGACATAAAGATTCTTTCAGATAAAAAACCCATTTCTAAAAAAGAACCGGTCAAAAGTGATACTTTTTCTGTTGGTGGAATAAAAAAAGGTCAGCTTGTAAAACATAAGGCTTTCGGGAAAGGTGTTGTTATCTCAATAAACGGTAATAAAGCAACAGTTTTATTTGAAAATGTCGGACAAAAAACTATAATGAAGGATTTTTTAGAAACTGTTTAA
- a CDS encoding methyl-accepting chemotaxis protein — MKFLNNISIKVKILLLVLIPLLTTLFYASIILYEDYRIYQNQASLEKNVIFSTKISALVHELQKERGATAGFIGSSGKKFRTQLSKQRVLTDQKRAEFEAYLKKLDIQNFPEDIKLKLEEIKSQLNRLDSIRGKVDSLSIQLKDAISYYTKLNSNLLSVIGAFAKYTSDATIMHEIVPYVDFLMAKERMGIERAVLSAVFAKDAFTPELYRKYISLLSEQKAFLTSFRLVAPKKMLDIYNRIVRGRAVEEVERMEKIAIQNVETGNFNVEPTYWFKTMTEKINLMKKVEDEMSKMMVSDIQSLKSTAFRNFIVVLVITVIVAAFIIIIGYVISRSITQNVELIESELREIADSKDFTKKVEVTTKDELKSIADSVNYLIEASREAIEQAKVSAQENTSIAAELSATASEIEKRVEEEADIVNKTTTKALTIQKPLESSVSKLDRTRDEIKKANSILSKVKEQMIQLINTVKQSALEEEKIVGELERLKESTDRTKNVLKLIEDIANQTNLLALNAAIEAARAGEAGKGFAVVADEVRNLAEKSREYVENITDTIAELLNEINSIVEKISTNAKTVNLLAEESASVEKDVESVSEAMDKTVETSEDASESIKSIVEEIKVLITEIEKINEISSANTKSVEEIAKATEHLYAMTEKLSKILEEFKT, encoded by the coding sequence TTGAAATTCTTGAACAACATCTCTATTAAAGTGAAAATTCTTTTGCTGGTGCTTATCCCTTTACTGACCACCCTTTTTTACGCATCTATTATCCTTTATGAGGATTACAGAATTTACCAAAATCAGGCTTCTCTTGAAAAAAATGTGATTTTCTCCACAAAAATATCTGCCCTTGTACATGAGCTCCAAAAAGAGAGAGGAGCCACTGCAGGTTTTATAGGAAGTAGTGGGAAAAAATTCAGAACACAGCTTTCGAAGCAAAGGGTTTTAACCGATCAGAAACGTGCAGAATTTGAGGCTTATCTAAAAAAATTAGACATCCAGAATTTTCCTGAAGATATAAAATTGAAACTTGAGGAGATAAAATCTCAGCTAAATAGACTTGATTCTATAAGAGGTAAGGTAGACTCTTTATCTATACAGCTTAAAGATGCCATCTCTTACTACACAAAGCTTAATTCTAATCTACTTTCTGTTATAGGAGCATTTGCCAAGTATACATCTGACGCCACAATAATGCATGAGATTGTGCCGTATGTTGATTTTCTTATGGCAAAGGAGAGAATGGGAATAGAAAGAGCTGTTTTATCTGCTGTGTTTGCTAAGGATGCATTTACACCTGAGCTTTACAGGAAGTATATATCCCTTCTAAGCGAACAGAAGGCTTTTCTTACTTCATTCAGACTTGTTGCTCCTAAGAAAATGCTTGATATATACAACAGAATTGTTAGAGGCAGAGCTGTTGAAGAAGTTGAAAGAATGGAAAAGATAGCTATACAAAATGTAGAAACAGGAAATTTCAATGTTGAACCTACATACTGGTTTAAAACTATGACAGAAAAGATAAATCTTATGAAAAAGGTAGAAGATGAAATGTCTAAGATGATGGTCAGTGATATACAGTCTCTTAAATCTACAGCTTTCAGAAACTTTATAGTTGTTCTTGTGATAACTGTTATAGTGGCAGCGTTTATTATTATCATCGGATATGTAATTAGCAGATCAATTACACAGAATGTAGAGCTTATAGAAAGTGAACTGAGAGAAATAGCAGATTCAAAAGATTTCACAAAGAAAGTAGAAGTTACTACAAAAGACGAACTAAAGAGTATCGCAGACTCTGTTAACTATCTTATAGAAGCTTCCAGAGAAGCCATAGAACAGGCTAAAGTATCTGCACAGGAGAACACCTCTATAGCTGCTGAACTGTCTGCCACAGCCTCAGAAATAGAGAAAAGAGTTGAAGAAGAGGCTGATATAGTAAACAAAACGACAACAAAGGCTCTTACAATACAAAAACCTCTTGAGAGCTCTGTCTCCAAGTTAGATAGAACAAGAGATGAGATTAAAAAAGCGAACAGTATACTCTCAAAAGTAAAAGAGCAGATGATCCAGCTGATAAATACTGTCAAACAGAGTGCTTTAGAAGAAGAAAAAATAGTTGGTGAACTGGAAAGACTAAAAGAGTCTACAGACAGAACTAAAAACGTTCTGAAACTTATAGAAGATATAGCAAACCAGACAAACCTCCTTGCACTTAATGCAGCGATAGAGGCAGCAAGGGCAGGGGAAGCTGGAAAAGGTTTTGCTGTTGTGGCAGATGAGGTAAGAAATCTTGCTGAAAAATCCAGAGAGTATGTTGAGAATATAACAGATACTATAGCTGAGCTTCTTAATGAGATAAACTCTATTGTTGAGAAGATATCGACAAATGCAAAAACAGTAAACCTCCTTGCAGAAGAGTCTGCAAGTGTAGAAAAAGATGTAGAAAGCGTAAGCGAAGCTATGGACAAAACTGTTGAAACATCTGAAGATGCATCTGAATCTATAAAATCAATTGTAGAAGAGATAAAAGTGCTTATAACAGAAATTGAGAAGATCAACGAGATCTCCTCTGCAAACACCAAAAGTGTAGAAGAGATTGCAAAAGCTACAGAGCATCTATATGCGATGACAGAAAAGCTCAGCAAAATATTAGAAGAGTTTAAAACATAA
- a CDS encoding ABC transporter ATP-binding protein — protein MYDWGKIFQEIKKYKRELFLGHLFAILATAVSIPTPLFLPLLVDEVLLNKPGIFVHTYQRIFGEGNPVTYTLAALIIVLVMRFLFFVLNALQSKIFTKISKNVTYKIREDLLNHIKDLSMSEFETVGSGGIASKLITDVNTIDDFIGKTVSRFIISVLTIIGVALVLIMINWKLGLLIVLLNPVVIYFTTVVGRKIGKLKAIENKAVEKFQEKLVETLDLFWQIRASNREKSFIKSVLETAKEVKETSIEFGWKSDAAARLSMLVFLSGYEIFRAVSILFVAYSDLTIGLMLAIFGYLWVMMTPVQELLGIQYAFHSGDAALKRINKIFEMKKEPKYPHILNSFKNKKTCSVKLKDVYFSYDGKNYVIKGVNLIAETGKKVAIVGASGSGKTTLAHIMVGFYPVDKGDVLYDDISVKEIGLDVVRENVSLVLQNPMMFNDTVRFNLTLGKDIPESKIWEALEIAQMKDVVENLPDKLDTLIGKNGIKLSGGQRQRLAIARMILQNPKIVILDESTSALDTHTEYRLFNALQEYLKEKTTIIIAHRLSTVQQADYIYVIDRGEIVEEGTHQELMEKEGLYNQFMRKHFML, from the coding sequence ATGTACGACTGGGGAAAGATTTTTCAGGAAATAAAAAAATATAAGCGGGAACTTTTCTTAGGACATCTTTTTGCCATTCTGGCAACTGCAGTAAGTATACCAACTCCCCTTTTCCTGCCACTACTTGTTGATGAAGTTCTCCTTAATAAACCGGGAATATTTGTCCATACATACCAGAGGATTTTCGGAGAAGGAAATCCTGTTACATATACACTGGCAGCTTTGATAATCGTATTGGTAATGAGATTTTTATTTTTTGTATTAAACGCTCTCCAGTCCAAGATTTTCACAAAAATATCAAAAAATGTTACCTATAAGATAAGAGAAGATCTACTGAATCATATTAAAGACCTCTCTATGTCAGAGTTTGAAACTGTAGGAAGCGGGGGAATAGCATCAAAACTTATTACAGATGTAAACACAATAGATGATTTTATTGGAAAAACAGTAAGCAGATTTATCATCTCTGTATTAACAATTATAGGTGTTGCTTTAGTTCTTATTATGATTAACTGGAAATTAGGTCTTCTTATTGTCCTGTTAAATCCTGTTGTTATTTATTTCACTACTGTTGTTGGGAGGAAGATTGGTAAGCTTAAAGCTATTGAAAACAAAGCAGTTGAGAAATTTCAGGAAAAACTTGTGGAAACATTAGACCTTTTCTGGCAGATAAGGGCAAGCAATAGAGAAAAATCATTTATTAAATCTGTCCTTGAAACAGCAAAAGAAGTGAAAGAAACATCAATAGAGTTCGGATGGAAAAGTGATGCTGCTGCAAGACTATCTATGCTGGTTTTTCTATCAGGATATGAGATTTTCAGAGCAGTAAGTATACTTTTTGTTGCTTACTCTGATCTTACAATAGGACTTATGCTTGCCATATTTGGTTATCTGTGGGTAATGATGACTCCTGTTCAGGAGCTTTTAGGTATTCAGTATGCTTTCCATTCAGGAGATGCGGCTCTTAAAAGGATCAATAAAATATTTGAGATGAAAAAAGAGCCCAAATATCCCCACATACTCAACTCGTTCAAAAATAAAAAAACATGCTCAGTAAAACTAAAAGATGTTTATTTCTCTTACGATGGCAAAAACTATGTGATAAAAGGAGTCAATCTGATAGCAGAAACAGGAAAGAAAGTTGCTATAGTCGGGGCAAGTGGTAGCGGAAAGACTACACTGGCTCATATAATGGTAGGTTTCTATCCTGTTGATAAAGGTGATGTGCTGTACGACGATATATCAGTTAAAGAGATAGGATTAGATGTTGTAAGGGAAAATGTTTCCCTGGTTCTTCAGAACCCGATGATGTTTAATGATACTGTGAGGTTTAATCTTACACTGGGAAAAGATATTCCAGAAAGTAAAATATGGGAAGCACTTGAGATAGCACAGATGAAAGATGTTGTAGAAAACCTTCCAGATAAGCTTGATACTCTGATAGGAAAAAATGGAATAAAGCTATCAGGCGGACAAAGACAGAGACTTGCAATAGCAAGGATGATACTCCAGAACCCTAAAATAGTTATTTTAGACGAGTCAACATCTGCACTGGATACCCATACAGAGTACAGACTTTTTAATGCCCTTCAGGAGTATCTGAAAGAAAAAACAACGATAATAATAGCCCATAGACTTAGCACTGTTCAGCAGGCTGATTATATCTATGTCATTGATAGGGGAGAGATTGTTGAAGAAGGAACCCATCAGGAACTGATGGAAAAAGAGGGGCTTTATAACCAGTTCATGAGGAAACATTTTATGCTTTAA